A portion of the Algisphaera agarilytica genome contains these proteins:
- a CDS encoding glycosyltransferase family 4 protein — MTSDNAPKSADAPLRVGYIIPEFPGQTHVWMWREIVHMREAGADLHLFSTRRPPERDKARHDFAESAAAETTYLWPMSAGSMVSSLAWALFTKPLGLLKAVRWAMTLPVEKKPNLKTILPLVIPACGLAREIKKRGLTHFHSHTCSNSAILAMLVNALQGTPYSLTLNANIEWWGGAMAEKFGRADFTIAITQWLEAQVRRDYPELRDDQVVLGRIGVDTKKWTPSPEAKNTGDALKIITVGRLHTSKGYDVLLDALGKLNTDGVAFDLKMIGDGPDRQDLVDQTERLGLNDRVTFTGSLGEGEIIEAMRTSDVFVLSSHAEPLGVVSMEAMSMEVATIATDAGGVGEIITDGEDGKLVPPGNAEALAAAIRELAENDELRERLAKAGRASIIRNFDSRRGAATLFERLTGKRPDALLAVLDEPDHAAAQPSSTAEAVSHG, encoded by the coding sequence TTGACGTCTGATAACGCCCCGAAATCCGCCGATGCGCCCCTGCGTGTGGGCTACATCATCCCCGAGTTCCCGGGGCAGACCCACGTGTGGATGTGGCGCGAGATCGTGCACATGCGCGAGGCCGGGGCCGACCTGCACCTGTTCTCCACCCGCCGCCCCCCCGAGCGGGACAAGGCCCGGCACGACTTCGCCGAGTCCGCCGCCGCCGAGACGACCTACCTCTGGCCGATGTCGGCCGGGTCGATGGTCTCGTCACTGGCCTGGGCGCTGTTCACCAAGCCGCTGGGCCTGCTCAAGGCCGTGCGCTGGGCGATGACCCTGCCGGTGGAGAAGAAGCCCAACCTCAAGACCATCCTGCCGCTGGTGATCCCCGCCTGCGGCCTGGCCCGCGAGATCAAAAAGCGCGGCCTGACGCACTTCCACTCGCACACCTGCTCGAACAGCGCGATCCTGGCCATGCTGGTCAACGCGCTGCAGGGCACGCCGTATTCGTTGACGCTCAACGCCAACATCGAGTGGTGGGGCGGCGCGATGGCCGAGAAGTTCGGCCGGGCCGACTTCACCATCGCGATCACCCAGTGGCTCGAAGCCCAGGTCCGCCGCGACTACCCCGAGCTCCGCGACGACCAGGTCGTGCTCGGTCGCATCGGCGTGGACACCAAAAAATGGACCCCGTCGCCCGAAGCCAAAAACACCGGCGACGCGCTGAAGATCATCACCGTCGGCCGGCTCCACACCAGCAAGGGCTACGACGTCTTGCTCGATGCGCTGGGCAAGCTAAACACCGATGGCGTTGCTTTCGACCTGAAAATGATCGGCGACGGCCCGGATCGGCAAGACCTCGTTGATCAGACCGAGCGTTTGGGTCTCAACGACCGCGTGACCTTCACGGGTTCGCTGGGCGAGGGCGAAATTATCGAGGCGATGCGCACGAGCGATGTGTTCGTGCTCTCGTCGCACGCCGAGCCTTTGGGCGTCGTGTCGATGGAAGCCATGTCGATGGAAGTCGCCACGATCGCGACGGATGCGGGCGGTGTGGGTGAGATCATCACCGATGGTGAAGATGGCAAGCTCGTGCCCCCCGGCAACGCCGAGGCGCTCGCCGCGGCGATCCGTGAACTCGCCGAGAACGATGAGCTGCGTGAACGCCTGGCCAAGGCGGGGCGTGCCTCGATCATCCGCAACTTCGACTCGCGTCGCGGCGCCGCGACGCTGTTCGAGCGTCTGACCGGGAAGCGCCCCGATGCGCTTCTGGCAGTGCTTGACGAGCCCGATCATGCTGCGGCTCAACCCTCATCCACCGCGGAGGCTGTCTCGCATGGCTAA
- a CDS encoding glycosyltransferase family 4 protein produces MAKPRVLLIAEQANPEFVSVPLEGWSHSQALAQVADTHLVTQVRNREAILKAGLVEGDDFTAIDSEKVAARMHKLSGILRGGKGKGWTTVMALNAVSYAYFEKLVWKQFGEAIKNGEYDIVHRLTPLSPTLPSKLAKKCKKAGVPFVWGPINGGVAWPKEFNAARRAEREWLSYVRDAYKLLPGYRATRQKAHTIIVGSTATYEQVPAIYHDKCVYVPENAIDPGRFVARRSRTVQPGEPIKLAFVGRLVPYKGADMLLDAVAQLVREKRVTVTIIGDGPERGKLEGIIERENLAEGVNLAGWVEHSQLQHTLAEHDVFSFPSIREFGGAVVLEAMAVGLVPVVVEYGGPGELVTERTGYRVPIGSREKIVEDVRAAITQIADAPEQLEPMSAAAIRRVEQLFTWPAKASQVAQVYAHAAGQTNERPDFGMPLPDVEAQPSSSSSVEAGSPSEPVGASGGGA; encoded by the coding sequence ATGGCTAAGCCGCGCGTGCTGCTCATCGCCGAGCAGGCCAACCCGGAATTCGTCAGCGTGCCCCTCGAGGGCTGGTCGCACAGCCAGGCCCTGGCCCAGGTGGCGGATACTCACTTGGTGACGCAGGTGCGCAACCGCGAAGCGATCCTCAAGGCCGGCCTGGTCGAGGGCGACGACTTCACCGCGATCGACTCGGAAAAAGTCGCCGCACGCATGCACAAGCTCTCGGGCATCCTGCGCGGCGGCAAGGGCAAGGGCTGGACCACCGTCATGGCGCTCAACGCGGTGAGCTACGCCTACTTCGAAAAGCTCGTCTGGAAGCAGTTTGGCGAGGCGATTAAGAACGGCGAGTACGACATCGTCCACCGCCTCACGCCGCTGAGCCCGACGCTGCCCAGCAAGCTCGCCAAGAAGTGCAAGAAGGCGGGCGTGCCGTTTGTCTGGGGGCCGATCAACGGCGGGGTCGCGTGGCCCAAAGAATTCAACGCCGCCCGGCGGGCCGAGCGCGAATGGCTCAGCTACGTGCGCGACGCCTACAAGCTCCTGCCCGGCTACCGCGCGACCCGCCAAAAAGCCCACACGATCATCGTCGGCTCCACCGCGACCTACGAACAGGTACCAGCGATCTATCACGACAAGTGCGTCTACGTCCCGGAGAACGCGATCGACCCCGGCCGATTCGTGGCGCGTCGGTCGCGCACCGTGCAGCCCGGCGAGCCGATCAAGCTGGCGTTTGTCGGACGCCTCGTGCCGTACAAGGGTGCGGACATGCTGCTCGACGCGGTCGCGCAACTGGTGCGCGAGAAACGCGTCACCGTCACGATCATCGGCGACGGCCCCGAACGCGGGAAACTCGAAGGCATCATCGAACGCGAAAACCTGGCCGAGGGCGTGAACCTCGCGGGCTGGGTCGAACACAGTCAGCTGCAGCACACGCTCGCCGAGCACGATGTGTTTTCGTTCCCCAGCATCCGCGAGTTCGGCGGGGCGGTGGTGCTCGAAGCCATGGCGGTTGGTTTGGTCCCCGTGGTCGTGGAATACGGCGGGCCGGGCGAACTCGTCACCGAGCGCACCGGCTACCGCGTGCCCATCGGCAGCCGTGAGAAGATCGTTGAGGACGTCCGCGCCGCGATCACGCAGATCGCCGACGCTCCCGAACAACTCGAGCCGATGTCGGCCGCGGCGATCCGGCGCGTCGAACAACTATTCACCTGGCCCGCCAAGGCGAGTCAGGTCGCGCAGGTGTACGCCCACGCTGCGGGTCAAACGAATGAACGTCCGGACTTCGGCATGCCCTTGCCGGATGTCGAAGCGCAGCCTTCGAGTTCGTCGTCGGTTGAAGCCGGGTCGCCTTCTGAGCCCGTCGGGGCGTCGGGGGGTGGCGCGTGA
- a CDS encoding oligosaccharide flippase family protein, with amino-acid sequence MSAGANNPLANAMSVDTGSGLAEVEFPDVMDPPVSPIEPEPEPRQEKRGLKQRAISGGLWTGVSFGGSQALALLSNIILSRLLVPEHFGLMTLVTVIVTGLNMFSDVGIGPSLIQNKREDAGFYNTAWTMQVFRGFVLWLVACGLAWPLSLIKEDWAPLAWLLPVAAITCIFNGLRSTAWFTVSRRLDIRLIAVVELTTAVVRIVTMVLVAFYISRSAWALVAGLLIGSLLTCVLSHRMIPEIKNRIHFERDAFKELIHFGKWLFLSTLITFLAGQVDKFLIGGLISTSMLGLYFIASRLADLGPMFFKKLGVWVGFPALSELYRNEPERFGSQLLKMRMVITLPINALLVCMILTGPALVVLMFNDEYVQAGLLVQIIAIGSLAGMVTTPYGHVYMASGRTKYNMLSVLAQFIIITTATLSGYALFGEIGFFYGIGACQWLKYIADSVLVHRCGHWQWRFDFAVLGGSLALGLLAWWLSPEVTAWAHQVDPWLTEQFVSFKQWVKGGEG; translated from the coding sequence GTGAGTGCAGGCGCAAACAACCCGTTGGCGAACGCGATGTCGGTCGATACCGGGTCGGGCTTGGCCGAGGTCGAGTTCCCCGATGTGATGGACCCGCCGGTGTCGCCGATCGAGCCGGAGCCCGAGCCCCGGCAAGAGAAGCGCGGGCTCAAGCAGCGCGCGATCAGCGGCGGCCTGTGGACCGGCGTGAGCTTCGGCGGCAGCCAGGCGCTGGCGCTCTTGAGCAACATCATCCTCAGCCGGCTGCTGGTGCCCGAGCACTTCGGCCTCATGACGCTGGTCACCGTGATCGTCACCGGCCTGAACATGTTCTCCGATGTCGGGATCGGCCCGAGCCTCATCCAGAACAAGCGCGAAGACGCGGGGTTCTACAACACCGCGTGGACCATGCAGGTCTTCCGCGGCTTTGTGCTGTGGCTGGTGGCCTGCGGGTTGGCCTGGCCGTTGTCGCTGATCAAAGAAGACTGGGCCCCGCTGGCGTGGCTGCTGCCCGTGGCGGCGATCACGTGCATCTTCAACGGGCTGCGCTCAACGGCGTGGTTCACCGTCAGCCGGCGTTTAGACATCCGTTTGATCGCGGTCGTCGAGCTCACCACCGCGGTGGTCCGCATCGTGACGATGGTGCTCGTGGCGTTCTACATCTCCCGCTCGGCGTGGGCGCTGGTTGCGGGCCTGCTCATCGGCAGCCTGCTCACCTGCGTGCTCAGCCACCGCATGATCCCGGAGATCAAGAACCGCATCCACTTCGAGCGTGACGCGTTCAAAGAACTGATCCACTTCGGCAAGTGGCTGTTCCTCAGCACGCTCATCACGTTCCTCGCGGGGCAGGTCGACAAGTTCCTCATCGGCGGCTTGATCTCGACCTCGATGCTGGGGCTGTATTTCATCGCGTCGCGCTTGGCGGACCTGGGGCCGATGTTCTTCAAGAAGCTCGGGGTGTGGGTCGGCTTCCCGGCGCTCAGCGAGCTGTATCGCAACGAACCGGAACGCTTCGGCTCGCAACTTTTGAAGATGCGGATGGTCATCACGCTGCCGATCAACGCGCTGCTGGTGTGCATGATCCTCACCGGGCCGGCACTGGTCGTGTTGATGTTCAACGACGAATATGTGCAAGCCGGGCTTCTCGTCCAGATCATCGCGATCGGCTCGCTGGCGGGCATGGTGACGACGCCCTACGGCCACGTGTACATGGCCAGCGGGCGAACGAAATACAACATGCTGTCCGTGCTGGCGCAGTTCATCATCATCACCACCGCCACGCTGAGCGGCTACGCCCTGTTCGGCGAGATCGGGTTCTTCTACGGCATCGGCGCGTGCCAATGGCTGAAATACATCGCCGACTCGGTACTCGTCCACCGCTGCGGGCATTGGCAGTGGCGTTTCGACTTCGCGGTGCTGGGCGGCAGCTTGGCGCTGGGCTTGCTCGCGTGGTGGTTGTCGCCCGAGGTGACGGCCTGGGCGCATCAGGTCGATCCCTGGCTGACGGAGCAGTTTGTGTCGTTCAAGCAATGGGTCAAAGGGGGTGAGGGATGA
- a CDS encoding glycosyltransferase family 2 protein, protein MSEPNAPELSVLMAAYNAERYVAETLRSVLSQTYEDFELVIVDDGSTDGTSEILEAFATSDPRVRVITGPNAGVPQAANVGLAACRGEFVARIDADDIAKPRRFEVQLQYMKDHDLVACGTWHDFIDEHGRLLKMLETPVDDATIQDKALRGHGSICNPTSMFRRQALVDLGGYSEDMPVAEDLDCWLRLGEVGKLGNVPECLGQYRLHSSSISEVRCASQREHARIACERAWERRGIQGTFEAAGLWRPGEDRDSRHHFAMEYGWWAFKSKQYQTSAAYGWRAVKLKPWHPGGYKMILASFTKGGAKNAPTDDSLPAGQGVPA, encoded by the coding sequence ATGAGTGAGCCGAACGCCCCCGAGCTGTCGGTGCTGATGGCGGCCTACAACGCCGAGCGCTACGTCGCCGAGACGCTGCGCAGCGTGTTGTCGCAGACGTACGAAGATTTTGAATTGGTGATCGTTGACGACGGCTCGACCGACGGGACCTCGGAGATCCTCGAAGCCTTCGCCACCAGCGACCCGCGGGTACGCGTGATCACCGGCCCCAATGCGGGCGTGCCCCAGGCGGCGAACGTCGGGCTGGCGGCCTGCCGGGGTGAGTTCGTCGCACGCATCGATGCCGACGACATCGCCAAGCCGCGCCGGTTCGAGGTGCAGCTGCAATACATGAAGGACCACGACCTCGTGGCCTGCGGGACGTGGCACGACTTCATCGATGAGCACGGCCGGCTGCTCAAGATGCTCGAGACGCCCGTCGACGACGCGACGATCCAGGACAAAGCGCTGCGGGGGCACGGCTCGATCTGTAACCCGACCTCGATGTTCCGGCGTCAGGCGCTCGTGGACCTCGGCGGGTACAGCGAAGACATGCCCGTCGCGGAAGACCTGGACTGCTGGCTACGCCTCGGCGAGGTCGGCAAGCTCGGCAACGTCCCCGAATGCCTGGGCCAGTACCGCCTGCACAGCAGCTCGATCAGCGAGGTGCGCTGCGCTTCGCAGCGTGAGCACGCCCGCATCGCCTGCGAGCGTGCGTGGGAACGCCGGGGGATTCAGGGCACGTTCGAAGCGGCGGGCCTCTGGCGGCCCGGTGAAGACCGCGACTCCCGCCACCACTTCGCGATGGAGTACGGCTGGTGGGCGTTCAAGAGCAAGCAGTACCAAACCTCGGCGGCCTACGGCTGGCGCGCGGTGAAACTCAAGCCGTGGCACCCCGGCGGGTACAAGATGATCCTCGCGTCGTTCACCAAGGGCGGGGCGAAGAACGCGCCCACCGACGATTCGTTGCCCGCGGGGCAGGGGGTGCCGGCATGA
- a CDS encoding glycosyltransferase family 4 protein, whose amino-acid sequence MNDAVNPRPKVLFIGRGAPWSGGAGYLVRQKMFLDAFTSFADVTAAMFELCPDDVEAGVFDGGCERVVALPRCPLRREGRWEMLLKDSISKTPRNMRGFDGEAAQVVMQTLKPDSFDAVFCYRIDTAAWSGVLGRSDLLLDIDDPEHARTARRVELCGETPDARTLRDMAKVKRFELDAAASARVSFVCQPVDRDRFNDPKPEVAPNAVQTPDEYPGYQPDPDTLLFVGNLNAGMENPNVQGLMWFLDEVWPAISEKRPDTRLRIGGKTSAMVSERLDELPGRVERLGFVPDMAEAVRSAAVNLAPIQFGTGTRIKVLDALANGGAVVGTTLACEGIGVEDGKHVRLADTPEAFADACVELLNDPGRAATMGREGHALIRAEYSTSAHVPRLAQRFAELMGVTLGEQPGPGTPGSETKPVADDQDASDQGDAVEHGAEAIRTN is encoded by the coding sequence ATGAATGACGCCGTGAACCCACGTCCCAAAGTCTTGTTCATCGGACGCGGTGCGCCATGGTCCGGCGGCGCGGGCTACCTCGTGCGCCAGAAGATGTTCCTCGACGCGTTCACGAGCTTCGCGGACGTAACCGCGGCGATGTTCGAGCTGTGCCCCGACGATGTCGAGGCGGGCGTGTTCGACGGCGGCTGCGAGCGTGTGGTGGCGCTGCCGCGTTGCCCGCTGCGTCGCGAGGGCCGGTGGGAGATGCTGCTCAAAGACTCGATCAGTAAGACGCCGCGCAACATGCGAGGCTTCGACGGCGAGGCCGCGCAGGTCGTCATGCAAACGCTCAAGCCCGATTCGTTCGACGCGGTATTCTGCTACCGCATCGACACCGCGGCGTGGTCGGGTGTGCTGGGCCGATCTGACTTGCTGCTGGACATCGATGACCCCGAACACGCACGCACCGCCCGCCGGGTGGAGCTGTGTGGCGAGACGCCCGATGCGCGGACGCTGCGGGACATGGCCAAGGTCAAACGCTTCGAGCTCGACGCCGCGGCCTCGGCCCGCGTCTCGTTCGTGTGTCAGCCCGTGGACCGCGACCGCTTCAACGATCCCAAACCCGAAGTCGCCCCCAACGCGGTGCAGACACCCGACGAATACCCCGGCTACCAGCCCGACCCCGACACGCTGCTGTTTGTCGGCAACCTCAACGCGGGCATGGAGAACCCCAATGTCCAGGGGCTGATGTGGTTCCTCGATGAGGTTTGGCCGGCGATCAGCGAGAAGCGCCCCGACACGCGGCTGCGCATCGGCGGGAAGACCTCGGCGATGGTCAGCGAACGCTTGGATGAACTGCCCGGGCGGGTGGAGCGTTTGGGTTTCGTACCCGACATGGCCGAGGCGGTGCGGTCGGCGGCGGTGAACCTCGCGCCGATCCAGTTCGGCACGGGCACGCGGATCAAGGTCCTCGATGCGCTGGCCAACGGTGGGGCGGTCGTGGGCACGACGCTGGCCTGCGAGGGCATCGGCGTGGAAGACGGCAAGCACGTGCGGCTGGCGGACACGCCCGAGGCGTTTGCCGACGCGTGCGTCGAACTGTTGAACGACCCCGGGCGGGCGGCGACAATGGGGCGGGAAGGCCACGCGCTGATCCGTGCCGAGTACAGCACCTCGGCCCACGTGCCGCGTTTGGCTCAGCGGTTTGCCGAGCTGATGGGCGTGACGTTGGGGGAGCAGCCGGGCCCGGGAACCCCCGGGAGCGAGACGAAACCAGTGGCGGACGATCAGGACGCGTCGGATCAGGGCGACGCGGTGGAACACGGGGCGGAAGCGATCAGGACGAATTGA
- a CDS encoding glycosyltransferase family 4 protein, whose protein sequence is MDAMRINFVLPEATRAGGVRVVATYAQRLAERGHEVTVVSMPRRLPWNLRLRRGLKGQGFSSIWNHPQTYFDDLDNVTHHIIEQPRPIVDADLPDADVTIATWWKTADWVNDLSPSKGAKVYFIQHDERHVHGTAEGVIPTWKLPLHKILVAQWLDPVLRAEGVTDDLEVVPNAVDAEKFQAPSRGKQAKPTVGLMYSDSHFKGADVSLAAFEKARQQLPGLELVAFGKDDPYRDMPLPQGARYEQDPTQETIREVYASCDAWLFASRCEGFGLPILEAMACRTPVIATPAGAAPELVGQGGGVMVGMEDVDAMAKAILEVVRLDDTAWRAMSDRAHATATSYTWDDATDAFERSLRHAAGQPNESRKELACTR, encoded by the coding sequence ATGGACGCGATGCGGATCAATTTTGTGTTGCCCGAGGCAACGCGTGCCGGCGGCGTGCGGGTCGTGGCGACGTACGCCCAGCGGCTGGCCGAGCGCGGGCACGAGGTGACCGTGGTGTCGATGCCGCGCCGCCTGCCGTGGAACCTGCGGCTGCGTCGCGGGCTGAAGGGCCAGGGGTTCTCGTCGATCTGGAACCACCCCCAGACCTACTTCGACGACCTGGACAACGTGACCCACCACATCATCGAGCAGCCGCGTCCGATCGTCGATGCCGACCTGCCCGATGCGGACGTGACGATCGCGACATGGTGGAAGACCGCGGACTGGGTCAACGACCTGTCGCCGAGCAAAGGCGCCAAGGTGTACTTCATCCAGCACGATGAGCGTCACGTCCACGGCACGGCCGAGGGTGTGATCCCCACCTGGAAGCTGCCGCTGCACAAGATCCTGGTCGCCCAGTGGCTGGACCCGGTGTTGCGGGCCGAGGGTGTGACGGACGACTTGGAGGTGGTGCCCAACGCGGTGGACGCCGAGAAGTTCCAAGCCCCGTCGCGCGGCAAGCAGGCCAAGCCGACGGTCGGGCTGATGTATTCCGATTCGCATTTCAAGGGCGCCGACGTTTCGCTGGCCGCCTTCGAGAAGGCCCGCCAGCAACTTCCCGGGCTCGAGCTCGTGGCGTTCGGCAAGGACGATCCGTACCGCGACATGCCGCTGCCCCAAGGCGCGCGCTACGAGCAGGACCCGACGCAGGAGACGATCCGCGAGGTCTACGCCAGCTGTGACGCGTGGCTGTTCGCCAGCCGTTGCGAAGGGTTCGGCCTGCCGATCCTCGAAGCGATGGCCTGCCGGACGCCCGTGATCGCGACGCCCGCCGGTGCCGCGCCCGAGCTGGTCGGCCAGGGCGGCGGCGTGATGGTCGGCATGGAAGACGTGGACGCCATGGCGAAGGCCATCCTCGAGGTCGTTCGCCTCGACGACACGGCGTGGCGGGCGATGTCCGACCGGGCCCACGCGACCGCCACGAGTTACACCTGGGACGACGCGACGGACGCGTTTGAGCGGTCGCTGCGCCACGCGGCGGGGCAACCCAACGAGAGCCGAAAGGAGTTGGCATGTACCAGATAG